Below is a genomic region from Spongiibacter nanhainus.
CAGCTGCTGACGGCTGTAGCCTTCCAGCGTGGCGATCAGGTCGGCGCTGACGCCTTGGGGAATAAAGCCAGTGTCGAAGGCGGTTTGTGGATCTTCGCCCCAGGCACCACCGTTACTGCCCATGGGTACGCGGGACATGCTTTCCACACCACCGGCAACTACCAGGTCTTCCCAACCGGAGGCAATTTTCATGGCCGCCAGGTTGACGGCTTCCAAGCCAGAGGCACAGAAACGATCCAACTGAACGCCAGCCACGGACTGATCCCAACCCGCCTTCATCACTGCGGTTTTGGGCAAACAACCACCTTGCTCACCCACCGGCATCACACAGCCCATCACTACGTCGTCGACGAGGGCAGTGTTCAGGTCGTGGCGGTCGCGAAGGCCGTTCAACAGGCCGGCCAGCAGGTCCACCGGTTTAACTTCACTCAGGGCGGCACCCAGTTTGCCTTTGGAGCGCGGAGTGCGCACGGCGTCGTAAATAAACGCGCTATTGCTCATAGTTCTATCCCGTGTTGATGAAGGGTGAAAGGGTGGCAATTGCCGATCACAGGGCGGCCACCGTGTTATTGACGGCGTACAGCATGGTTTCAGCCGTTACATTCCTCAATGATCTGTCGTGACAGGCGATAGACATTTTGTTACAACTTAAAATCGACCTTTAGTCCATAGACGCCGGCTGGCGCCAGGGGACAACAATGACGCCAGAGGCAATAGAATGGCCTTGAGAGAGCAGCGCACAATCAGTGCCGTATTCGTTAAATCGATCTTGGAGAAGGCGCCACTAAGCGCCGAAGAAAAGGGCCGATTGTTACAGCGGTGCGACATCCCGGGATCCGCCCTGCACGGCGGGCGCTCCCGGGTTACGCCCGCCCAGTTCGCCCGTTTGAGCCAAGTGGTCACCGACGCCACCCAGGACGTGGCCATGGGCCACTATCAAAACCGGCTCAAGCCGGGCGTCGTACATACTATGGCTCGTTATACGCGGGACGCCGACACGCTGTTGCAGGGCGTGAGCCGCAACGTGGAGTTTTACAACCTGTTTGACTCCGGCTTCCAGCTCTCTCTGCACCAGCGCGACAACTTTGCGTTTTATCGGATGGAGGCTGAACCGGGCTTCGAGATGACACCTTGGGTGTGTGAGCATCACCTGATGGTCAACCACCGCTTTTTTTGCTGGTTGACCGGAACACCGATTCCGCTGTTGAGGGTGAACTTGCCCTACCCGGAACCGGAACACGTGGGGGAGTACCACCATTTATTCCACTGCGAGCCGCGCTTTAACCAGGGCAACGCAGAGATTATTTTTGAACGGCGCATGCTGGGGCTGCCGATTCTGCGAGAACGGGTCGAACTGGAGGACTACCTCACCCGTATCCCCTATGAGTTCTTGCAGATCCCCAGCCGCGACAGCAGTTACACAGAACAGATTCGGCGCTATTTAAAAAATGCGCTGCCGCATTTACCCAGTTACGAGCAGGTCGCGGCGTCATTAAATATCGCACCTCAGACACTGCGGCGGCGCTTGGCCAACGAGGGTTGTGACTACCGACAAATTAAAAACGAATTGCTTCGCGACTTGGCAATTAGTTTACTGTCGGAAACCGAACAGGATGTAAAAGGCATCGCCTATCGACTGGGCTTCTCGGAACCCAGCGCGTTTATACGGTCATTCAAGCGATGGACAGGCAGTACACCCAATAATTACCGACAAGACAATCAATAACGTTTAGGGAGTAATACTATGCAAGTGCACGAGCTTTTCGACTACCACGCCACCCAGCGACCCGACGACTGCTGCCTGATCTTTAATGGCGAGAAGCTCAGTTACGGCACCGTGGGCGACATGGCCCGCACCATCGCGGCCGGGCTGGCCGCAGAGGGCGTCCAGGCCGGACACCGCGTGGCCATCCTCTGCCAGAACTGCCCGGAATACCTGGCGTTTTTGATGGCCTGCAGCCAACTCGGTGCGGTAGCCGTACCGCTGAACTACCGCCTTGCCCCCGCTGAAATCGCCTATGTATTGGCCGATGCCCAAGTTCACCTGCTGCTGAACCCCGACACCGAGCTGGAGCCACTGCTGCTGTCGCTTTTAGATAGCGACGATGAAGCCCCCCGCTGCATCGCGCATACCGAGCGCGCGGCGTTGAGCTGGGATGAGTGGCTAAGCAATGCCAGCGGCAAAAGCTTTACTGCCGTTGATCAGGGCCCCGAAGCCTTCCTGCAACTTTATACCAGTGGCACTACCGGCCACCCCAAAGGCGTCGTACTGAGCCACGCCAACCTGGTTTCCCTGTTTACCATCTCCACCGTCT
It encodes:
- a CDS encoding AraC family transcriptional regulator, with the translated sequence MALREQRTISAVFVKSILEKAPLSAEEKGRLLQRCDIPGSALHGGRSRVTPAQFARLSQVVTDATQDVAMGHYQNRLKPGVVHTMARYTRDADTLLQGVSRNVEFYNLFDSGFQLSLHQRDNFAFYRMEAEPGFEMTPWVCEHHLMVNHRFFCWLTGTPIPLLRVNLPYPEPEHVGEYHHLFHCEPRFNQGNAEIIFERRMLGLPILRERVELEDYLTRIPYEFLQIPSRDSSYTEQIRRYLKNALPHLPSYEQVAASLNIAPQTLRRRLANEGCDYRQIKNELLRDLAISLLSETEQDVKGIAYRLGFSEPSAFIRSFKRWTGSTPNNYRQDNQ